One segment of Carassius auratus strain Wakin chromosome 2, ASM336829v1, whole genome shotgun sequence DNA contains the following:
- the LOC113114631 gene encoding guanine nucleotide-binding protein G(I)/G(S)/G(O) subunit gamma-12-like yields the protein MVSKMSSKMVGSNNLAHARRMVQQLRVEASIERIKVSKASADLMRYCGEHAKYDPLLMGIPASENPFKDKKPCIIL from the exons ATGGTTTCAAAAATGTCCTCTAAAATGGTGGGCTCAAACAACCTGGCACATGCTAGGAGGATGGTACAGCAACTTAGAGTCGAGGCCAGTATTGAGAGGATAAAG GTATCCAAGGCCTCTGCTGACCTCATGCGTTACTGTGGAGAACACGCCAAATACGACCCCCTTCTCATGGGCATTCCTGCCTCAGAAAACCCCTTCAAGGACAAAAAACCCTGCATTATATTGTAG
- the LOC113114643 gene encoding growth arrest and DNA damage-inducible protein GADD45 alpha-like — MTFEELNEDYSVERMDSVIKALEEVLRSTLPQGCITVGVYEAAKSLNVDPDNVVLCILATDDDDVKDVALQIHFTLIQAFCCENDINILRVNNTRRLAHILGGAGMHGSEQMDLHCILVTVPHASTWKNPAMGKVNRFCRESRCMDQWVPIINLPER; from the exons ATGACATTTGAGGAACTCAATGAAGATTACTCTGTTGAAAG GATGGATTCTGTGATTAAAGCTCTGGAGGAGGTCCTGCGCTCCACATTGCCGCAGGGATGTATTACAGTTGGGGTCTACGAGGCTGCGAAGTCACTCAATGT GGACCCTGATAACGTTGTGCTGTGCATCCTGGCCACGGACGACGATGATGTGAAAGATGTGGCGCTTCAGATTCACTTCACTCTTATTCAGGCTTTTTGCTGCGAGAACGACATCAACATCCTGCGCGTCAACAACACTCGTCGCCTCGCGCACATCCTCGGGGGCGCGGGCATGCACGGCAGCGAGCAGATGGATCTGCACTGCATCCTGGTCACT GTTCCACATGCATCCACATGGAAGAACCCAGCTATGGGAAAAGTGAACCGCTTCTGCAGAGAGAGTCGCTGTATGGATCAGTGGGTGCCCATTATTAACCTTCCAGAACGATGA